A region of Desulfomicrobium escambiense DSM 10707 DNA encodes the following proteins:
- a CDS encoding polysaccharide deacetylase family protein yields the protein MQVLRHAAGFILLFMASAGLVQAGQGSRVLLDGLWTRAQLAGTPADHVVSRPYSKPADITPPLRLEPVARLAEVPAGSRGVIRRVHVPAGDKVLALTFDLCERASNRTGYRTEIVNFLRGQGIAATFFAGGKWMRSHPEQTMQLMADPLFELGNHSWTHANFALTDEAETRDQVLWTQAQYELLREELARRADGRGLGAEMAAVPASMTLFRLPYGRNAPETLERLAVMGLPVIQWDVLGEGGAGTARDMALRAAGEVRPGSIVLMHANAVPRHTHEIVPVFVDELLRRGWRFVTVSELLAMGRAETVQDGYFERPGDNRQFDTGYPGKGTLHPAPRPEAGKAAQ from the coding sequence ATGCAGGTGTTGCGTCACGCGGCCGGGTTCATCCTTCTCTTCATGGCATCGGCAGGGCTGGTCCAGGCCGGACAGGGCTCACGCGTCCTTCTGGACGGGCTGTGGACCCGGGCGCAGCTGGCCGGGACGCCGGCCGACCATGTGGTCAGCCGCCCGTATTCCAAACCCGCGGACATCACGCCGCCTCTGCGGCTCGAACCCGTCGCGCGTCTGGCCGAAGTCCCGGCGGGCTCGCGCGGCGTCATCCGTCGCGTGCATGTCCCGGCCGGGGACAAGGTCCTGGCCCTGACCTTCGACCTGTGCGAACGGGCCAGCAACCGCACGGGCTACCGCACCGAGATCGTCAATTTCCTGCGCGGCCAGGGCATTGCGGCCACGTTCTTTGCCGGGGGCAAGTGGATGCGTTCCCACCCGGAGCAGACCATGCAGCTCATGGCCGACCCGCTCTTCGAACTGGGCAATCACTCCTGGACCCATGCCAATTTCGCCCTGACGGACGAGGCCGAAACTCGCGACCAGGTGCTCTGGACCCAGGCCCAGTACGAACTGCTGCGCGAAGAGCTGGCGCGCCGGGCCGACGGGCGCGGCCTGGGGGCGGAGATGGCCGCGGTGCCTGCTTCCATGACGCTTTTCCGCTTGCCTTACGGCCGCAACGCGCCCGAAACCCTGGAGCGTCTGGCGGTCATGGGGCTGCCCGTGATCCAGTGGGACGTCTTGGGCGAAGGCGGGGCGGGCACGGCGCGGGATATGGCTCTGCGCGCGGCGGGCGAGGTGCGCCCCGGCTCCATCGTGCTCATGCACGCCAACGCCGTGCCGCGCCACACGCACGAAATCGTCCCGGTCTTCGTGGACGAACTGCTGCGCCGGGGCTGGCGTTTCGTGACCGTGAGCGAACTTCTGGCCATGGGCCGGGCCGAGACCGTGCAGGACGGCTACTTCGAGCGGCCTGGCGACAACCGGCAGTTCGACACGGGCTATCCGGGCAAGGGGACCCTGCATCCCGCACCCCGGCCCGAGGCCGGGAAGGCGGCGCAGTGA
- a CDS encoding Rossmann-like domain-containing protein, which yields MSKTVCTHHENVKVKSRPPLQGGELRLAEEMVRSLARPEAVVERVVVGDKFLAVVAGSRVGLSSLLGARADDEGLRQVHTAEGRTVAELARNIMSCSAFCVSLGLAAVNAANAPGPESASAAPGGPADELIVALGQNGKVGLVGEFPFVSSLRERVGEMHLFELRDVPGAVPPQAWDETLAGLDVLAVTGTALLTRRMAYFLSRARQATVLVLGPSTPLSNSLFEFGADYLCGSVVTDPEPVLDGIRAGLPFHQVKKNGGIRFTRWTREDLPG from the coding sequence ATGAGCAAGACGGTCTGCACTCATCATGAGAATGTAAAAGTCAAGTCACGTCCTCCCTTGCAGGGCGGGGAGCTGCGGCTGGCCGAGGAGATGGTCCGTTCTCTGGCACGGCCCGAGGCAGTGGTCGAGCGGGTCGTCGTCGGCGACAAGTTTCTGGCCGTCGTTGCCGGCAGCCGCGTGGGGCTTTCCTCCCTGCTCGGGGCCAGGGCCGACGACGAGGGCTTGCGGCAGGTCCATACCGCCGAAGGTCGGACCGTGGCCGAACTTGCCCGGAACATCATGTCATGCTCAGCGTTCTGCGTCAGCTTGGGTCTGGCGGCGGTCAACGCGGCCAACGCGCCGGGGCCCGAGAGCGCCTCGGCCGCCCCGGGCGGGCCTGCCGACGAGCTCATCGTCGCCCTGGGGCAAAACGGCAAGGTGGGGCTGGTGGGCGAGTTTCCGTTCGTGTCCTCGCTGCGCGAACGGGTCGGTGAAATGCATCTCTTCGAGTTGCGCGACGTCCCGGGCGCAGTCCCGCCTCAGGCATGGGACGAGACCCTGGCCGGGCTCGACGTGCTCGCCGTGACAGGGACCGCGCTGTTGACCCGCCGGATGGCCTACTTCCTGAGCCGCGCCCGGCAGGCCACTGTTCTCGTGCTCGGGCCGAGCACCCCGCTGTCGAACTCCCTGTTCGAATTCGGGGCCGATTACCTGTGCGGTTCGGTGGTCACGGACCCCGAGCCCGTCCTCGACGGCATCCGCGCCGGCCTGCCCTTTCACCAGGTCAAGAAGAACGGCGGCATCCGCTTCACCCGCTGGACCCGCGAGGACCTGCCCGGTTGA
- a CDS encoding 4Fe-4S dicluster domain-containing protein — MKINRRSFLATGLAAAAGAVAGPAQGRAAEGSSSASSVAVVLATLLDLSKCIGCGACVEACREANAHRYPEPVKPFPKMYPSRVKAADWSDKRDVNDRLTPYNWLYIQTASGEYNGRTFELNIPRRCLHCQNPPCANLCPWGAASKDGRGIVAINDEICLGGSKCKDVCPWHIPERQTGVGLYLKLAPSFAGNGVMYKCDRCQDRVAAGGTPACIEVCPEGVQTIGPRDKILAQARKLAEETGGFLYGDTENGGTNTFYVSPVPFDVVNQAIDKGPGRPHLASVGNPFTTEDTLARAVYAAPLAGLVAGALHLIRGAASEDDHE, encoded by the coding sequence ATGAAAATCAACCGCAGATCTTTCCTCGCCACGGGTCTGGCCGCAGCGGCCGGAGCCGTGGCCGGACCTGCGCAGGGCAGAGCCGCGGAAGGATCCAGTTCGGCCTCGAGCGTAGCAGTCGTTCTGGCCACCCTGCTCGACCTGTCCAAATGCATCGGCTGCGGGGCCTGCGTGGAGGCCTGCCGCGAGGCGAACGCACACAGGTATCCCGAACCCGTCAAACCCTTCCCGAAGATGTACCCGTCCCGGGTCAAGGCCGCAGACTGGAGCGACAAGCGCGACGTGAATGACCGCCTGACGCCCTACAACTGGCTCTACATCCAGACGGCCTCTGGTGAGTACAACGGTAGGACCTTCGAACTGAACATCCCGCGGCGCTGCCTGCACTGCCAGAACCCGCCCTGCGCCAACCTCTGCCCCTGGGGCGCGGCGTCCAAGGACGGGCGTGGCATCGTGGCGATCAACGACGAGATCTGCCTGGGCGGCTCCAAGTGCAAGGACGTCTGCCCGTGGCACATCCCCGAGCGCCAGACGGGCGTGGGCCTGTACCTGAAGCTGGCCCCCAGCTTCGCGGGCAACGGCGTCATGTACAAGTGCGACCGCTGCCAGGACCGCGTTGCAGCCGGCGGCACGCCCGCCTGCATCGAGGTCTGCCCCGAGGGCGTGCAGACCATCGGCCCGCGCGATAAGATCCTGGCCCAGGCCCGCAAGCTGGCCGAGGAGACCGGCGGCTTCCTCTACGGCGACACGGAAAACGGCGGGACCAACACGTTCTACGTCTCGCCCGTGCCCTTCGACGTCGTGAACCAGGCCATCGATAAGGGGCCGGGCCGGCCGCACCTGGCCTCCGTCGGCAATCCCTTCACCACCGAGGACACCCTTGCCCGGGCCGTCTACGCCGCGCCCCTGGCCGGTCTGGTCGCCGGAGCGCTGCACCTGATCCGCGGCGCGGCTTCGGAGGACGACCATGAATAA
- a CDS encoding damage-control phosphatase ARMT1 family protein: MRTSLDCLPCIVRQAADASRMVTDDDGVVLEIMKIVFDRLARADLSVTPPEIVRAVHAVIRRELHDADPFLSIKRKSTQRALDIAASAREAIRNAGNPFAAALAFSIAGNILDFGMRSEWNEAIITDSFSKALERSTAFDAEALARLRDEIAAADTVLVLGDNAGEAVFDRLLIEHFPRRKNVHYAVKASPVINDATWEDAAAAGIDEVAAIVSNGADIPGTVLWECSAEFQRIFHAADVVISKGQGNFETLNEDPRKIWFLFQVKCPVIANHYSFSVGDWMLLEKNGSCNEQDGLHSS, from the coding sequence ATGAGGACATCTCTCGACTGCCTGCCGTGCATCGTCCGCCAGGCGGCGGACGCATCCAGGATGGTCACGGACGACGATGGGGTCGTGCTGGAGATCATGAAGATCGTTTTCGACAGGCTCGCCCGGGCGGATCTTTCGGTCACGCCTCCGGAAATCGTGCGGGCCGTCCATGCGGTCATCCGCCGCGAACTTCATGACGCCGACCCGTTCCTGTCCATCAAAAGGAAATCCACGCAGCGGGCCCTGGACATCGCTGCCAGCGCCAGAGAAGCCATCCGGAACGCCGGGAATCCTTTTGCCGCGGCGCTGGCGTTTTCCATTGCCGGCAACATTCTGGATTTCGGCATGCGGTCCGAGTGGAACGAGGCGATTATTACGGATTCCTTTTCGAAGGCTCTGGAGCGGTCCACGGCATTCGACGCCGAGGCGCTGGCGCGGCTTCGTGACGAGATCGCCGCGGCCGACACGGTTCTCGTGCTGGGGGACAACGCGGGGGAAGCGGTCTTTGACAGGCTGCTCATCGAACATTTTCCGCGGCGGAAGAACGTGCACTACGCGGTCAAGGCCTCGCCGGTCATCAACGACGCCACCTGGGAGGACGCCGCGGCAGCCGGCATCGACGAGGTGGCGGCAATCGTCAGCAATGGCGCGGACATCCCCGGCACGGTCCTCTGGGAATGCTCCGCCGAGTTTCAGCGGATTTTTCACGCCGCGGACGTCGTGATCTCCAAGGGGCAGGGCAATTTCGAAACCCTCAACGAGGACCCGCGCAAGATCTGGTTTCTGTTCCAGGTCAAGTGCCCGGTCATCGCCAATCATTATTCCTTCAGCGTCGGAGACTGGATGCTGCTTGAGAAGAACGGGAGTTGCAATGAGCAAGACGGTCTGCACTCATCATGA
- a CDS encoding arsenic resistance protein, with protein sequence MWNVLQTISKNLVTAIPAVMVLGFISGLLGDVSWLKGLIVPFTFLMVYPMMVTLKINQVFSGGDIKAQIITQLVNFGLVPFLAFGVAWVFFREQPYMMLGVVLAGLVPTSGMTISWTGFAKGNVAAAVKMTVIGLTLGSLATPIYVRSLLGASIEMDVSAVFSQIVLIVFLPMALGYATQRVLVRVYGQKAFAERLGPRFPALSTVGVLGIVFIALALKAKTIMGAPAVLLQILVPLAVIYGANFILSTILGRMLLPRGDAIAMVYGTVMRNLSIALAVAMNAFGAGGSDAALVVAMAYIIQVQSAAWYVRLTDRLFGPAQAPGFTAPQPAGRS encoded by the coding sequence ATGTGGAACGTACTGCAAACCATCTCGAAAAATCTGGTCACGGCCATCCCGGCGGTCATGGTCCTGGGCTTCATCAGCGGCCTGCTGGGCGACGTGTCGTGGCTCAAGGGTCTTATCGTGCCGTTCACCTTTCTCATGGTCTACCCCATGATGGTCACCCTCAAGATCAACCAGGTCTTCTCCGGCGGCGACATCAAGGCCCAGATCATCACCCAGCTCGTCAACTTCGGCCTTGTGCCCTTCCTGGCTTTCGGGGTGGCCTGGGTCTTCTTCCGCGAACAGCCCTACATGATGCTCGGCGTCGTCCTGGCCGGCCTGGTGCCCACCAGCGGCATGACCATCTCCTGGACGGGCTTCGCCAAGGGCAACGTGGCCGCGGCCGTGAAGATGACCGTCATCGGGCTGACCCTGGGCTCCCTGGCCACGCCGATCTACGTCCGGAGCCTGCTGGGAGCCAGCATCGAGATGGATGTCTCGGCCGTCTTCTCCCAGATCGTGCTCATCGTCTTCCTGCCCATGGCCCTGGGGTACGCCACCCAGCGGGTTCTGGTTCGCGTCTACGGCCAGAAGGCCTTCGCCGAACGCCTGGGCCCGCGATTCCCGGCCCTGTCCACCGTCGGGGTGCTCGGCATCGTCTTCATCGCCCTGGCCCTCAAAGCCAAGACCATCATGGGCGCGCCCGCCGTGCTGCTGCAGATCCTCGTCCCCCTGGCCGTCATCTACGGGGCGAACTTCATCCTCAGCACGATCCTGGGGCGCATGCTCCTGCCGCGCGGCGACGCCATCGCCATGGTCTACGGCACGGTCATGCGCAACCTGTCCATCGCCCTGGCCGTGGCCATGAACGCCTTCGGCGCGGGCGGCTCCGATGCGGCCCTGGTCGTGGCCATGGCCTACATCATCCAGGTCCAGAGCGCGGCCTGGTACGTCCGGCTGACCGACCGCCTCTTCGGCCCGGCCCAGGCGCCGGGATTCACCGCACCCCAACCCGCCGGCAGGAGCTAG
- a CDS encoding FAD-dependent oxidoreductase has protein sequence MVPKRIVVIGGTAAGPKAAARASRLDQSAEVILLQKAPELSMASCGYPYYVSGMFKEREKLLCTPAGVVRDPSFFAGAKGITAMVNTEAVRIDREAKVVNWINAAGETGMLAYDKLILCTGSVPKMPPILGRDLQGVTTLNSMADADRMRAWAEHGRGKRAVIVGGGLIGMEACEALHESGVHVTVVEALPQVLGFLDTELALLVENHARSKGADILTGTGIAAITGEDGHVTGVRLADGRELPCDLVVMAIGVAPNTALAKEAGLEIGRFGGIVVNDFMGTSDPDIYAAGDCVEVTNRLTGAKMFAPYGDLANLEGRVAGENAVLGDTVRFPGTIGSGICKVFDFTAASTGLSERRAREAGFDVVTAVNASPDKPGFMNAKPLVSKMIADRATGRILGFACVGQGDVNRQASEMAVAVAAGWTVDDMAMADLPYAPPYSQAIDHAIATAHILQNKMRGLMTGISAVEAKALFDAGGPLYVLDVRGPEEFKEMRLGRGETLIPLGQLRKRVSELPEDKNATILSFCKVSMRGYEAQRILEKEGYTDVRVMEGGLMAWPFAREQ, from the coding sequence ATGGTTCCCAAGCGTATCGTCGTCATCGGAGGCACTGCCGCCGGACCCAAGGCCGCGGCCAGGGCCAGCCGCCTGGACCAGAGCGCGGAGGTCATCCTCCTGCAGAAGGCCCCGGAGCTGTCCATGGCCTCGTGCGGCTACCCCTACTACGTCTCCGGGATGTTCAAGGAACGCGAAAAGCTGCTGTGCACCCCGGCCGGCGTGGTCCGCGACCCGTCATTCTTCGCCGGCGCCAAGGGCATCACGGCCATGGTCAACACAGAGGCCGTGCGCATCGATCGCGAGGCCAAGGTCGTGAACTGGATCAACGCCGCCGGCGAGACCGGCATGCTGGCCTACGACAAGCTCATCCTCTGCACCGGCTCGGTGCCGAAGATGCCGCCCATCCTGGGCCGCGACCTGCAGGGCGTGACCACCCTGAACTCCATGGCCGACGCCGACCGCATGCGCGCCTGGGCCGAACACGGCCGGGGCAAGCGCGCCGTCATCGTCGGCGGCGGCCTCATCGGCATGGAAGCCTGCGAAGCCCTGCACGAATCCGGCGTTCATGTCACCGTGGTCGAGGCCCTGCCACAGGTTCTGGGCTTTCTCGACACGGAACTGGCCCTGCTGGTGGAGAACCACGCCCGCTCCAAGGGCGCGGACATCCTGACCGGCACGGGCATCGCCGCGATCACGGGTGAAGACGGCCACGTCACGGGCGTGCGCCTGGCCGACGGCCGCGAGCTGCCCTGCGACCTGGTGGTCATGGCCATCGGCGTGGCCCCCAACACGGCCCTGGCCAAGGAGGCCGGCCTTGAGATCGGCCGGTTCGGCGGCATCGTCGTCAACGACTTCATGGGCACCTCGGACCCGGACATCTACGCCGCGGGCGACTGCGTCGAGGTCACCAACCGGCTGACGGGTGCGAAGATGTTCGCCCCCTACGGCGACCTGGCCAACCTCGAAGGCCGCGTGGCCGGCGAAAACGCCGTGCTCGGCGACACGGTGCGCTTCCCCGGCACCATCGGCAGCGGCATCTGCAAGGTCTTCGACTTCACCGCCGCCTCCACGGGCCTGTCCGAGCGCCGAGCCCGCGAAGCCGGCTTCGACGTGGTCACGGCCGTCAACGCCAGCCCCGACAAGCCCGGTTTCATGAACGCAAAACCCCTGGTCTCCAAGATGATTGCCGATCGCGCCACGGGCCGCATCCTCGGCTTCGCCTGCGTGGGCCAGGGCGACGTCAACCGCCAGGCTTCGGAAATGGCCGTGGCCGTGGCCGCCGGCTGGACCGTGGACGACATGGCCATGGCCGACCTGCCCTACGCCCCGCCCTATTCGCAGGCCATCGACCACGCCATCGCCACGGCGCACATCCTGCAGAACAAGATGCGCGGGCTCATGACCGGCATCTCCGCCGTGGAGGCCAAGGCCCTGTTCGACGCGGGCGGCCCCCTGTATGTCCTCGACGTGCGCGGCCCCGAGGAGTTCAAGGAGATGCGCCTGGGACGCGGCGAAACCCTCATCCCCCTGGGCCAGCTGCGCAAGCGCGTGTCCGAACTGCCCGAGGACAAGAACGCGACCATCCTGTCCTTCTGCAAGGTCTCCATGCGCGGCTACGAGGCCCAGCGCATCCTGGAAAAGGAAGGCTACACCGACGTGCGCGTCATGGAAGGCGGCCTCATGGCCTGGCCCTTCGCCAGGGAACAATAG
- a CDS encoding response regulator, with amino-acid sequence MDRKKVLVIDDEEHVRMLYDAELRAQGYDVAVSDGSEDPLELVRRNAPDLIILDIKLGSRSGLDLLQSIRQKHLDLPVILCTAYDSFRCDLKSIAADAYVVKSYDSTELMNKVKELI; translated from the coding sequence ATGGACCGCAAGAAGGTGCTGGTCATCGACGACGAAGAGCACGTGCGCATGCTCTATGACGCGGAGCTCCGGGCGCAAGGCTACGACGTGGCCGTGTCCGACGGCAGCGAAGACCCTCTGGAACTCGTGCGGCGCAATGCCCCCGACCTGATCATTTTGGACATCAAGCTCGGCAGCAGATCGGGGCTCGACCTGCTGCAGTCCATCCGCCAGAAGCATCTGGACCTGCCCGTCATCCTCTGCACCGCCTACGACAGCTTCCGCTGCGACCTCAAATCCATCGCCGCCGACGCCTATGTGGTCAAATCCTACGACAGCACGGAATTGATGAACAAGGTCAAGGAACTCATCTAA
- a CDS encoding universal stress protein, with protein MELPGLKTFLVPVDGGEASRRAKRYAIGLAKQCGGKVVLFHALSLVSARISPEARKKINMKDMERISKVLRLYEDGCREAGVVFKTVIGHGTPADAIVDAARANRCDMIIMGSGGATGVRSFLGSLSDRVSARSSVPVAVVGDECDCANSCGGSCLRRLGFKPVPNLQNDMCAC; from the coding sequence ATGGAACTGCCAGGTCTCAAAACATTTCTTGTTCCCGTTGACGGCGGCGAAGCGTCCCGTCGCGCCAAGCGTTACGCCATCGGCCTCGCCAAGCAGTGCGGCGGCAAGGTCGTGCTCTTTCACGCCCTGAGCCTCGTCAGCGCCCGCATCAGCCCCGAGGCCCGCAAGAAGATCAACATGAAGGACATGGAGCGCATCTCCAAGGTCCTGCGCCTGTACGAGGACGGCTGTCGCGAGGCCGGCGTGGTGTTCAAGACGGTCATCGGCCACGGCACTCCGGCCGACGCCATCGTCGACGCCGCCCGCGCCAACCGCTGCGACATGATCATCATGGGCTCCGGCGGCGCGACCGGCGTACGTTCGTTCCTCGGCTCGCTGTCCGACAGGGTCAGCGCTCGCAGTTCCGTGCCCGTGGCCGTCGTGGGCGATGAATGCGATTGCGCCAATTCCTGCGGCGGGTCCTGCCTGCGCCGTCTGGGCTTCAAACCCGTCCCGAACCTGCAGAACGACATGTGCGCCTGCTGA
- a CDS encoding sigma-54 interaction domain-containing protein yields MEENLNQYWKTVVNTIQDGVMIVTPDGQIVSVNQALVDMTGYAREELIGAPCSILGCSTCELARGIPQCHFCVMFEKGELRRQKCGLVRKDGTRLPVVKNASVLRDADGSVIGAVETITDISDLVDKEAQIEIFRRELSAEDSFHGIVGRDARMQQVFDLIDGVAQTDAPVVIYGESGTGKELVAKAIHDAGPRRDQPFIKVNCAALNESLLESELFGHVRGAYTGAHKDRVGRFESAADGDIFLDEIGDLPMATQVKLLRVLEEKVIERVGDHRPIPVRARIITATNRDLPDLVAKGQFRQDLYYRINVIPIRIPPLRERREDIALLAAHFFRRSQMKSGKQVRGISREAMDQILRHPWPGNVRELRSAFEYALVACKTDMIEPRDLPAEVFRQPEVCLPGEVSGRSLDEIKKERLRKALEEAGGNRSEAARILGISRTSVWSQMRRYGIGSE; encoded by the coding sequence ATGGAAGAAAACCTGAATCAGTACTGGAAGACCGTGGTCAACACCATCCAGGACGGGGTCATGATCGTCACCCCGGACGGGCAGATCGTGTCCGTGAATCAGGCTCTGGTGGACATGACGGGCTATGCCCGGGAGGAGCTCATCGGCGCGCCGTGCTCCATCCTCGGTTGCTCGACCTGCGAGTTGGCGCGGGGAATCCCCCAATGCCATTTCTGCGTGATGTTCGAGAAGGGCGAGCTGCGCCGCCAGAAGTGCGGCCTGGTCAGGAAGGACGGGACGCGGCTGCCCGTGGTCAAGAACGCCTCGGTGCTGCGCGACGCCGACGGCTCGGTCATCGGCGCGGTGGAAACCATCACGGACATTTCCGACCTCGTGGACAAGGAGGCGCAGATCGAGATTTTCCGGCGAGAACTGTCGGCCGAGGACAGCTTCCACGGCATCGTCGGCCGCGACGCGCGCATGCAGCAGGTCTTCGACCTCATCGACGGCGTGGCCCAGACCGACGCGCCCGTGGTCATCTACGGCGAGAGCGGCACGGGCAAGGAACTGGTGGCCAAGGCCATCCACGACGCCGGGCCCCGGCGCGATCAGCCGTTCATCAAGGTCAACTGCGCGGCCCTGAACGAATCGTTGCTGGAGAGCGAGCTTTTCGGGCATGTACGTGGCGCCTACACCGGGGCCCACAAGGACAGGGTCGGCCGGTTCGAGAGCGCGGCGGACGGCGACATCTTTCTCGACGAGATCGGGGACCTGCCCATGGCCACCCAGGTCAAGCTCCTGCGCGTTCTGGAAGAGAAGGTCATCGAGCGCGTCGGCGACCACCGGCCCATCCCGGTCCGCGCACGCATCATCACGGCCACCAACCGCGACCTGCCGGATCTGGTGGCCAAGGGCCAGTTCCGCCAGGACCTCTACTACCGCATCAACGTCATCCCCATCCGCATCCCGCCCCTGCGCGAACGGCGGGAGGACATAGCGCTCCTGGCCGCGCACTTCTTCCGTCGCAGCCAGATGAAGTCGGGCAAGCAGGTCCGCGGCATCTCCCGCGAGGCCATGGATCAGATTCTGCGCCATCCCTGGCCCGGCAACGTGCGCGAACTCAGGAGCGCCTTCGAGTACGCATTGGTGGCCTGCAAGACGGACATGATCGAACCCCGCGACCTCCCGGCCGAGGTCTTCCGCCAACCCGAAGTCTGCCTCCCCGGCGAGGTCTCGGGCCGCAGCCTCGACGAAATCAAGAAGGAGCGCCTGCGCAAGGCCCTGGAAGAGGCCGGGGGCAACCGGTCCGAGGCGGCGAGGATATTGGGCATTTCTCGGACGAGCGTGTGGAGCCAGATGAGGCGGTATGGGATTGGGAGCGAGTGA
- a CDS encoding universal stress protein, which produces MLPEYRRILYATDLSESARLALRHAVSLATRYGAAMTILHVVPDLVDLMSEDAGFDIETHFEAAGWKDLNASATTRAKDKAEKRVREMAAECATNHAACPVAGAEVKILTGDPAERILEEIPGHDLVVMGAHGRGVFADMLLGSVARKVVRLSPVPVLTVRLPGEKA; this is translated from the coding sequence ATGCTGCCCGAATACAGACGCATCCTCTACGCCACCGACTTGTCCGAAAGCGCCCGCCTGGCCCTGCGCCACGCCGTATCCCTGGCCACCCGTTACGGAGCGGCCATGACCATCCTGCACGTGGTTCCGGACCTCGTGGACCTCATGAGCGAGGACGCCGGGTTCGACATCGAGACGCATTTCGAGGCCGCCGGCTGGAAGGACCTCAACGCGTCCGCCACGACGCGGGCCAAGGACAAGGCCGAGAAGCGCGTGCGCGAGATGGCCGCCGAGTGCGCCACGAACCACGCCGCCTGCCCCGTGGCAGGGGCGGAGGTGAAGATCCTGACTGGCGATCCGGCCGAACGCATCCTCGAGGAAATCCCGGGCCACGATCTGGTGGTCATGGGCGCCCACGGCCGGGGCGTGTTCGCCGACATGCTGCTGGGCTCGGTGGCCCGCAAGGTCGTGCGACTGAGTCCCGTGCCGGTGCTGACCGTGCGGCTGCCTGGGGAGAAGGCGTGA